The following are encoded together in the Osmia lignaria lignaria isolate PbOS001 chromosome 13, iyOsmLign1, whole genome shotgun sequence genome:
- the LOC117602336 gene encoding uncharacterized protein LOC117602336 isoform X2: MNTYFKTLADLLPPNQEGRKRNKVDILIQASKYIKDLHSRTEELFLAHASEAHKEELARLKKLVTQLFSRTQLLSTLLKEAGISVPAEPALEKISPLKWSNKINVEDAENYFNKVEEIKSSESKREKSAELKVPSKRKSVNSSNSSSKKLMENSNVSKDVNNSIENQENEAHCVNSKDDNADATGNVSETGSKESECCQTNTSSNVAVSRPVNGKTNSALQKVESQKKVKRKTKKKDEKKLSTPCVNNSVTSLTPNTLILSGGKLMPLVTPMTSNIIVNTQQQPANPIILGNAQQNQMIVMQPLTNRVQNPVVSICNQTLINTVQKVTLNTVPSIRANMVVDSQNWASNVKNIINATKIGGHKGILPKGKEVTKTTMTYKVPIPAVHKEKLEKSKEHTTKKDTDVKLKVSKNHTKNVKNQQAAETTEKKNEKEKSVESTENQKGSLKRPSNAEADSTDEPVDKKRKINENSESTVQVQTVSVSKSDFTVTCKSIESLKHVIEKIGEDTNEGKEKGNCPAQSGDKESCNETNVECSVLLSTNSVNQEDVNDSLKSADVLKQDSVQKTADTSSPVTFTEEHLKSSSETIAISPETGFNIPVDDTLEKSNNDSDRSNSKSPLTEVEEAVEESAESKKMKDVCNLGTEFDNLLEVTPKEAEAVEGTTNLESNKIILNLDTNTTTTLKPETNTAVQTSDAATSSSSLLPVNIVEDDSKLIKTSKDEVSKTSLSYNTENSFVPIGSRADGLHSDLSNDIFASLQVPSSSHNPESISPTAAFLMAFPLVSSLNGKTEVLEEEMKEDFKYHSQTPPMLLQIGAMEPNSFKLKTTSPSHAIAEKRLKVNYEEKKSVNPPVTEAVNSDLIVSVECSTTTKVLPKVVSNEPLREPYKIVQSVLAPSLEKPASSSSFSQTLYSIASVSGTTSIATSSDTGHNCQNQLTTSLQNAITSSENVATQIGTVSISNKTEQTNCPVQASTCDTNVRYSSSQDFLSTYSTIVENNLPNLQQNSTVCSSASIQETNSASLNQNVTADVSQAPMVPHLTNTTTTTNSTSLPLQSMQMDYTSQMKEKNSDSSRIAYEIHGKDPLIDSNIVPNNRLNYTGHIDRVLPTSSQNIQQEYSMQSKDASLSVLSSQGMQTVYESQPKDTHVLSTQQNTHQSYTVHEKDHIIQNTHNDYTVDQNKNLSRKDPIPYSSGNTSASNRNQSYSTKESMPNSSEAHFQRSFPKMTKDSDSSVTNAEQDAKLNEVLRSKPQEPQDHGRDTNYTSSKKIDVDPFVQTFSYGVKESMSTQADQNVLNQNTDNIFQGKRDDAQSYSNYSNKDTKKINTSSSNNMNGKPLIQNTSVSRYSQQSTSFVATSNYENSTVTENHAKSTTTVAHNSSNFSILSWTTFSPVSGGGGNNLVQFDQGPNQTDNTEAKTICENYSYVPLHKENSSFSNVLNNDVYSTNSSMNNVDKSRMKTGMEAQKQSFVDPTKTRNIQTNVPGKQSRMQNQSQTSSGNNDYNKYGTENKNKSKYGMESDYIQNEYSGMDQQQQQHGQKNHQTMATKHDKAVYPMSGYDSQVNFDLPEVSTQMKYSAEAYAGSNFKYPDKSQQQSQAKYQPLVQGQIPSLQHDSVTYNNSGKHGQQQSGTKSKGNQQQHAIRAPVNWMMTPEIKHNTNIADIILPPIGKELEFCQNNLFAQTPSYNQGTPNQFYNNYDVTAHGFPNLPVLQGEPKRTSEVFYSEEQPFPWSPTKTSVHVEQSQSVKGIDQHIVPSSLPTLVGDLDLGTNIPEKQNFLFSQVPSRVPPDQSKDPNKDKEGNVAGRDFHTVLNNQTVQHPGAGSSFLSVSQLVEHEKAEKSHQQHHQQQHHHHHHHHHHAHQHQQQQQQQQQQQQQQQQQARKHQRKSNASPRGNSKRQMDIRKQNSGNDHLHQRHEEQKSSGHTFPEQGYQQQQKYQQNNIHWRSRNCKSNYTAEALIGTNSSVHDTNQDKHPSIKFSTNYSQNKFQTSLPTADAVMPINYFSNADDGSGYGQMVNQNFNSYSYSSNTNIYPTSNFITSISNTPTSYMMPLHDNTDYMEANAFLLSNVTVSSSNSSSTTSTVTTSTSNVNSNAKNHQHYGKHQNCDKRTYSTNVKKGKRKGIDGTMQNLEFPLSGINSPLEDYHHSTTFLPPPPPPHASPLYQNHPQANVYTKAVNGLPPPPSVAGPQGVPTVATAGFPMNPNMPRGGIVASNPMTMSHHPSGTSLTNFNLSTIFPEMNDKITGYKPPNGIPPGLPQPSNQSAAYTQRSNYPTNPLCHLPQVSEGSQFGNSIPPPPPPPPPPGVIHYKNV; encoded by the exons TTGAGAATCAAGAGAATGAAGCCCACTGTGTAAATAGTAAAGACGATAATGCTGATGCAACAGGCAATGTATCAGAAACTGGTTCGAAAGAATCGGAATGCTGCCAAACTAACACAA gTTCCAATGTAGCGGTCTCTCGTCCCGTGAACGGTAAAACAAACAGTG CATTGCAGAAAGTAGAATCCCAGAAAAAGGtaaaaaggaaaacgaaaaaGAAGGACGAGAAAAAATTGTCAACGCCATGTGTAAATAATTCGGTAACTAGTCTGACTCCAAACACTCTCATTTTGTCCGGCGGTAAATTAATGCCTCTGGTAACTCCTATGACATcaaatatcattgtaaatacTCAGCAACAACCTGCGAATCCCATAATCCTTGGTAACGCTCAACAAAATCAAATGATCGTTATGCAACCGTTGACGAATCGTGTACAAAATCCTGTCGTTTCAATTTGTAATCAAACCTTAATCAATACTGTACAAAAAGTTACGTTGAACACGGTGCCAAGCATCCGCGCTAACATGGTCGTCGATTCCCAGAATTGGGCGTCGAATGTAAAGAATATAATCAACGCGACAAAAATCGGTGGTCACAAAGGTATCTTGCCAAAGGGTAAAGAAGTTACGAAAACTACAATGACCTACAAAGTTCCTATTCCGGCTGTCCATAAGGAAAAATTGGAGAAATCGAAAGAACACACCACTAAGAAAGACACTGACGTTAAATTAAAAGTTAGTAAGAATCATACTAAAAATGTTAAGAATCAGCAGGCTGCAGAAACaacggaaaagaaaaatgaaaaagaaaagagcgtGGAAAGTACTGAGAATCAAAAAGGATCCCTTAAGCGTCCTTCAAATGCGGAAGCTGACTCCACAGATGAACCTGTTGATAAAAAACGGAAGATTAATGAAAACAGTGAAAGTACCGTTCAAGTACAGACAGTATCTGTTTCAAAATCAGATTTTACCGTGACCTGTAAATCCATTGAAAGCTTAAAGCACGTGATAGAGAAGATAGGCGAAGATACGAACGAAGGTAAGGAGAAAGGTAATTGTCCTGCTCAATCAGGGGACAAGGAGTCGTGTAATGAAACGAACGTAGAGTGTTCGGTTTTATTGAGCACCAATAGTGTAAACCAGGAAGACGTCAATGATTCTTTAAAGTCTGCAGACGTGTTAAAACAGGACAGCGTTCAGAAAACCGCAGACACCTCATCGCCAGTCACTTTCACAGAGGAGCATCTGAAATCTAGCAGCGAGACGATAGCAATTTCTCCTGAAACAGGCTTCAATATTCCTGTAGATGATACGTTAGAAAAGTCCAACAACGATAGTGATCGTTCCAACTCTAAATCACCTTTGACAGAAGTTGAAGAGGCGGTCGAAGAGTCTGCAGAATCTAAGAAGATGAAAGATGTATGTAATCTTGGCACAGAGTTTGACAATCTGTTAGAAGTAACACCTAAAGAGGCGGAGGCTGTTGAAGGAACAACCAACTTGGAgagcaataaaattattctgaATCTTGATACAAACACCACGACGACCTTAAAGCCAGAAACTAATACTGCAGTTCAGACTTCAGACGCTGCaacgtcgtcgtcatcgttgcTTCCAGTGAACATAGTAGAGGATGACTCCAAGCTTATTAAAACATCAAAAGATGAAGTATCGAAGACATCTCTGTCATACAATACAGAAAATTCTTTTGTGCCTATTGGCAGCAGAGCTGACGGTCTTCACTCGGACCTCTCGAACGACATATTTGCCTCTCTTCAAGTTCCTTCAAGTTCGCACAACCCAGAATCAATATCTCCTACCGCAGCATTCCTAATGGCTTTTCCATTGGTATCCTCGTTAAATGGTAAAACTGAGGTTCTGGAAGAGGAGATGAAAGAAGACTTCAAGTACCACAGTCAAACTCCACCCATGCTGCTGCAGATTGGAGCCATGGAACCCAACAGTTTCAAATTAAAGACTACATCTCCCTCTCATGCTATTGCTGAGAAACGTCTGAAGGTGAATtacgaagaaaagaagagtgTGAATCCCCCTGTAACCGAGGCAGTGAACTCGGACCTGATTGTCTCTGTAGAATGCAGTACAACCACGAAAGTCCTACCCAAGGTGGTGAGCAACGAACCTCTTAGAGAACCTTACAAGATCGTGCAAAGTGTATTGGCACCTTCTTTGGAGAAGCCTGCTTCTTCGAGCTCCTTCTCTCAGACCCTGTACTCAATTGCAAGTGTATCAGGCACTACTTCAATTGCCACCAGCTCAGACACTGGACATAATTGTCAGAACCAGCTCACAACCAGCTTGCAGAATGCAATTACCAGCAGTGAAAACGTTGCTACTCAAATTGGCACTGTTTCTATATCTAATAAAACAGAGCAGACTAACTGTCCAGTTCAAGCATCTACCTGTGACACTAATGTCCGGTATTCTAGCTCTCAAGATTTTCTATCAACCTACTCGACGATTGTTGAAAACAATCTTCCCAACCTGCAGCAGAATTCAACAGTCTGCAGTAGTGCATCAATTCAGGAAACAAATTCTGCCTCACTGAATCAGAATGTAACAGCTGATGTATCTCAGGCACCCATGGTTCCTCATTTGACTAACACAACAACCACCACAAATTCTACATCTTTGCCTTTGCAGTCCATGCAGATGGATTACACGTCCCAGATGAAGGAGAAAAATTCTGATAGTTCTCGTATAGCCTATGAGATCCATGGTAAGGATCCTCTGATAGATTCCAATATTGTGCCCAACAACAGACTCAATTACACTGGGCACATAGACAGAGTTCTTCCAACATCCTCTCAGAACATCCAGCAAGAGTATTCCATGCAATCTAAAGATGCTTCTCTATCTGTTCTATCTTCACAAGGTATGCAGACCGTTTACGAATCGCAACCCAAAGACACTCATGTCCTGTCCACGCAGCAGAATACTCATCAGAGTTACACGGTGCACGAGAAAGATCACATCATTCAGAATACCCATAACGATTACACAGTGGATCAAAATAAGAATCTATCTCGAAAAGACCCGATACCGTACTCGTCGGGAAACACAAGCGCGTCCAATAGAAATCAAAGTTATTCTACGAAGGAGTCGATGCCAAACTCCTCTGAAGCTCATTTTCAACGCAGCTTTCCAAAGATGACCAAGGATTCTGATTCTTCGGTTACTAATGCAGAGCAGGATGCGAAGTTGAACGAGGTACTGAGGTCGAAACCGCAGGAACCACAGGATCATGGACGCGACACGAATTACACATCATCGAAGAAGATAGACGTTGATCCCTTTGTTCAGACGTTCTCGTACGGAGTGAAAGAGTCGATGAGCACGCAGGCTGATCAAAATGTATTAAATCAAAACACTGATAACATATTCCAAGGAAAGAGAGATGATGCTCAGAGTTATTCTAATTACTCCAATAAAGATACGAAGAAGATTAATACCAGTTCGTCGAACAATATGAACGGTAAACCTCTGATACAAAATACATCTGTTAGTCGTTATTCTCAGCAGTCGACTTCCTTTGTGGCTACCTCTAATTACGAGAATAGTACTGTCACCGAGAACCACGCAAAGTCGACAACCACTGTCGCTCATAATTCTTCCAATTTCAGTATCCTGTCGTGGACCACTTTCTCACCGGTTAGCGGAGGAGGTGGCAACAATCTTGTACAGTTTGACCAAGGGCCAAATCAAACAGACAACACAGAGGCAAAGACAATCTGTGAGAATTACAGTTACGTTCCTTTGCACAAGGAAAATTCAAGTTTCTCAAACGTTTTGAACAATGATGTCTATTCAACGAATTCATCAATGAATAATGTTGACAAGTCCAGGATGAAGACTGGAATGGAAGCACAGAAACAATCCTTCGTGGACCCGACGAAAACAAGAAATATTCAGACTAATGTCCCTGGCAAACAGAGTCGCATGCAAAATCAAAGCCAAACCTCGTCAGGTAACAATGATTACAACAAGTACGGtacggaaaataaaaataaatccaaGTATGGTATGGAGTCAGACTATATTCAGAATGAATATTCTGGAATGgatcaacagcagcagcaacatggACAGAAAAATCATCAGACCATGGCTACCAAACACGACAAAGCTGTATATCCAATGTCTGGTTATGATTCCCAGGTGAACTTTGATTTACCCGAAGTCAGCACCCAGATGAAGTACTCTGCGGAGGCTTATGCTGGCTCCAATTTTAAATACCCTGATAAATCACAGCAACAGAGTCAGGCCAAGTATCAGCCTCTAGTTCAGGGACAAATTCCTTCCCTTCAACACGACAGTGTCACGTACAATAACAGTGGTAAACATGGTCAGCAGCAGAGTGGTACAAAGTCAAAAGGAAATCAGCAGCAACACGCGATTAGAGCACCCGTGAATTGGATGATGACACCAGAAATTAAGCATAACACAAACATAGCTGACATCATTTTACCACCCATTGGTAAGGAGCTGGAATTCTGCCAGAATAATCTGTTTGCACAAACACCGTCCTACAATCAAGGAACGCCAAATCAGTTTTACAATAACTATGATGTCACCGCACATGGTTTCCCCAATTTACCGGTTTTGCAAGGTGAACCGAAGAGAACCTCAGAGGTGTTTTATTCAGAGGAACAACCATTTCCTTGGTCTCCTACAAAGACTAGCGTTCACGTTGAACAGAGTCAGTCAGTCAAAGGCATAGATCAACATATTGTCCCATCCAGTCTTCCAACCTTGGTCGGTGATCTGGACTTGGGTACCAACATACCCGAGAAACAGAACTTCCTGTTCAGTCAAGTGCCATCTAGGGTTCCACCCGATCAGAGCAAAGACCCTAATAAGGATAAAGAAGGGAACGTCGCAGGACGTGATTTTCATACTGTGCTGAATAATCAGACTGTTCAACACCCAGGGGCTGGATCCTCCTTCCTTTCTGTGAGTCAGCTGGTTGAACACGAGAAGGCTGAAAAATCCCATCAGCAGCATCACCAGCAGcaacatcatcatcatcatcaccatcaccatcacGCCCATCAAcatcaacagcagcagcagcagcagcaacaacaacagcagcagcagcaacagcaggcTAGGAAACATCAGAGGAAAAGTAATGCTAGTCCTAGAGGCAACAGCAAACGTCAGATGGATATTCGAAAACAAAATTCAGGAAACGATCACCTGCATCAAAGGCACGAAGAGCAGAAGTCATCGGGTCATACATTCCCCGAACAAGGATATCAGCAGCAACAGAAATATCAGCAGAATAATATTCATTGGAGAAGTAGAAATTGTAAGAGCAATTATACCGCAGAGGCATTGATAGGAACTAATAGCAGTGTTCACGATACAAATCAAGATAAACATCCCTCCATCAAGTTCTCTACTAATTATTCTCAGAACAAGTTTCAAACCAGTTTGCCCACCGCAGACGCTGTCATGCCTATTAATTATTTCTCGAACGCAGACGATGGAAGTGGCTATGGGCAAATGGTCAATCAGAATTTCAATTCATATAGCTATTCCTCGAACACGAATATCTATCCTACTTCAAACTTCATCACCAGCATATCAAACACACCTACCAGTTACATGATGCCGTTGCACGACAACACCGACTACATGGAAGCAAACGCTTTCCTTTTATCAAATGTGACCGTGTCCTCGTCCAACTCTTCGTCAACTACGTCCACTGTAACGACTTCAACTTCCAATGTGAACAGCAATGCAAAGAATCATCAGCATTACGGGAAGCACCAGAACTGCGACAAAAGAACTTATTCCACTAACGTGAAGAAGGGGAAAAGGAAAGGTATCGATGGAACGATGCAGAACTTGGAATTTCCTCTTTCCGGTATCAATTCGCCGTTGGAAGATTATCATCATTCGACTACGTTTTTACCACCGCCTCCGCCACCGCATGCTAGCCCTCTTTATCAAAATCATCCACAGGCAAATGTGTACACAAAAGCTGTGAATGGATTACCACCTCCACCGTCTGTAGCCGGTCCTCAGGGTGTACCGACGGTGGCTACAGCTGGTTTCCCGATGAATCCAAACATGCCAAGGGGTGGAATCGTTGCCAGTAATCCAATGACTATGAGCCATCATCCCTCGGGCACTAGTCTCACCAACTTCAACTTGAGCACCATTTTTCCAGAGATGAACGATAAA ATTACAGGATACAAGCCACCGAATGGTATACCTCCTGGTTTACCACAGCCATCGAACCAGTCTGCAGCTTATACGCAAAGGTCCAATTATCCAACGAATCCCCTCTGTCATTTGCCACAG GTGTCCGAAGGAAGTCAGTTTGGTAATAGcattcctcctcctcctcctcctccacctccccCTGGAGTAATCCATTACAAGAATGTGTGA